In the genome of Candidatus Lernaella stagnicola, one region contains:
- a CDS encoding TraR/DksA family transcriptional regulator: MRKRELEEIKRKLLQDRDRILANAKRTMESITNPNMDDLNDEGDVASSETDQTINLRLRDRESMLLSKIERTLLKFEEDTFGICEECGENISVKRLKARPVAQYCIRCKQEREKIEKGYAD, encoded by the coding sequence ATGAGAAAGCGGGAACTTGAGGAGATCAAACGCAAGCTCTTGCAGGATCGCGACCGTATCTTGGCCAACGCCAAACGCACCATGGAGAGCATCACGAATCCAAATATGGACGACCTCAACGACGAGGGCGACGTAGCCAGTTCTGAGACCGATCAGACAATCAATTTGCGCCTGCGCGACCGCGAATCAATGCTGCTGAGTAAAATCGAGCGGACGCTGTTAAAATTCGAGGAAGACACTTTCGGCATCTGTGAAGAATGCGGAGAGAACATCAGCGTCAAACGCCTCAAAGCGCGCCCGGTTGCTCAATATTGTATTCGTTGCAAGCAGGAACGTGAGAAAATCGAGAAAGGATACGCCGACTGA
- the pssA gene encoding CDP-diacylglycerol--serine O-phosphatidyltransferase, translating into MASNNDQEQHGILPELEVADDCAEDDDGQPCDDDSGREGPRRGFYLLPNTMTAASLMLGFYSISMSFGAFIFPREDTNYFIAAAWAIFVAGIFDGLDGRIARLTRTTSPFGMQFDSLSDLISFGLAPAFLVYNFALRWGWGDHRGTGLGWVIAFIYVACGAMRLARFNVTTEKLPKGVFQGLSIPAAAGTLAFSVLMCVEMECTTLEGKALWFFPFMILTLAVSMLMVSTFYFPNFKSVAIHRRHPFGTFLFVVVLLTVTFAKPVQTLFMAAVLYALSGPFFYLFYYRRHGVYPYAKAPDAS; encoded by the coding sequence ATGGCGAGCAATAACGATCAGGAACAACACGGCATCCTGCCCGAGTTGGAAGTCGCCGACGATTGCGCCGAGGATGACGACGGCCAACCCTGCGACGACGATTCGGGCCGCGAAGGACCACGCCGCGGTTTCTACCTGCTGCCCAACACCATGACCGCCGCGAGCTTGATGCTCGGCTTTTACAGCATCAGCATGTCCTTCGGTGCGTTTATCTTCCCCCGGGAAGACACCAACTATTTCATCGCCGCGGCTTGGGCGATTTTCGTCGCGGGAATCTTCGACGGCCTCGATGGGCGGATTGCCCGACTCACGCGCACGACCAGCCCCTTCGGCATGCAGTTCGACTCGCTGTCCGACTTGATCAGCTTCGGCCTCGCGCCGGCGTTTCTCGTTTACAACTTCGCCCTGCGCTGGGGTTGGGGCGACCACCGCGGCACCGGCCTGGGCTGGGTGATCGCCTTTATCTACGTGGCTTGCGGTGCGATGCGCCTGGCGCGCTTCAACGTCACCACCGAAAAGCTGCCCAAGGGAGTATTCCAAGGGCTTTCGATTCCGGCCGCGGCCGGTACCTTGGCGTTTTCGGTTCTGATGTGCGTCGAAATGGAATGCACCACACTGGAAGGCAAGGCGTTGTGGTTTTTCCCCTTCATGATCCTCACCTTGGCGGTGTCGATGTTGATGGTCAGCACGTTTTATTTCCCGAATTTCAAATCGGTGGCGATCCACCGCCGACACCCCTTCGGCACCTTCTTGTTTGTCGTTGTTCTTCTGACCGTCACGTTCGCCAAGCCCGTGCAGACGCTCTTTATGGCGGCCGTCCTCTACGCGCTATCCGGCCCGTTCTTCTACTTGTTTTACTATCGCCGGCACGGTGTTTATCCTTATGCTAAGGCTCCGGACGCATCATAA
- the pyrH gene encoding UMP kinase has protein sequence MSEPKYKRIVLKLSGEALMGKAKYGIDEDHLLDIAKEIAEAHRTGTQIGIVLGAGNIFRGVKGASKGMDRASADYMGMLATVMNALAMQHALENVGCPTRVMSALPMQAIAEPFIRQRAIHHLDQHYVVIFSAGTGLPFFTTDTAAALRAAEIGAQVLMKATKVEGVYDKDPAVHDDAKLYEELSYADMMAKNLRVMDLTAVSLCRDNSIPILVYNMLRPGNILKAVKGEAVGTIIKE, from the coding sequence ATGAGCGAACCCAAATACAAACGTATTGTCTTGAAATTGTCCGGCGAAGCCCTAATGGGCAAGGCCAAATACGGCATCGATGAAGACCATCTTCTTGATATCGCCAAGGAAATAGCCGAAGCCCACCGCACCGGCACACAGATCGGCATTGTGCTGGGCGCCGGCAATATCTTTCGCGGCGTCAAGGGCGCCAGCAAAGGCATGGACCGTGCGAGCGCCGATTATATGGGCATGCTCGCCACGGTGATGAACGCGCTGGCCATGCAGCATGCCTTGGAAAACGTCGGCTGCCCCACCCGCGTGATGAGCGCCTTGCCTATGCAGGCGATTGCCGAACCCTTCATCCGGCAGCGCGCGATCCATCACTTGGATCAACACTACGTCGTGATTTTCTCCGCCGGCACTGGACTACCCTTTTTCACCACCGACACCGCCGCCGCGTTGCGCGCCGCCGAAATCGGCGCCCAGGTTCTCATGAAAGCCACGAAAGTGGAGGGGGTTTACGACAAAGACCCCGCCGTGCACGACGACGCCAAGTTATATGAAGAATTGAGTTACGCCGATATGATGGCCAAGAATCTGCGCGTAATGGATTTGACGGCGGTCAGCCTCTGCCGCGACAATTCCATCCCGATTCTGGTATACAATATGCTGCGCCCGGGCAATATTCTCAAAGCCGTCAAGGGCGAGGCTGTGGGAACTATTATCAAGGAGTGA
- the tsaB gene encoding tRNA (adenosine(37)-N6)-threonylcarbamoyltransferase complex dimerization subunit type 1 TsaB produces MKILALDTSTRAGSVALLEGEQLVSSYALDVTATHSERLLPAVDRCLTDAGWRLADVELIACAKGPGSFTGLRIGLATAKGVALATGTPLVGVNSLEASALGFAFGTTPICPMIDARKRQVFAALFAPDGHGQWSRLAEDCSVNAAEYAAQIEGPCLFVGGGATLFEESIRAAKPDAVIVPPTLTYTRAAGVGWLGGKAYARGEEGLVAHYVRLSDAEMNPKFAKQEA; encoded by the coding sequence ATGAAAATTCTCGCCCTCGACACCAGCACTCGCGCCGGATCGGTGGCGTTGCTGGAAGGCGAACAACTCGTTTCGTCCTACGCGCTTGACGTCACCGCCACGCACTCCGAGCGTTTGCTGCCGGCCGTCGATCGCTGCCTGACCGACGCCGGCTGGCGTCTGGCCGATGTCGAACTAATCGCCTGCGCCAAGGGCCCCGGCAGCTTCACCGGCCTGCGGATCGGCCTGGCGACCGCCAAAGGTGTCGCCTTGGCCACCGGCACGCCGCTGGTGGGAGTCAACAGCCTGGAAGCCTCCGCATTGGGTTTCGCTTTCGGCACGACACCGATATGTCCGATGATCGACGCGCGCAAGCGCCAGGTGTTTGCCGCCTTGTTTGCACCCGACGGACACGGGCAGTGGAGTCGCCTCGCCGAGGATTGTTCGGTGAACGCCGCCGAGTACGCGGCGCAAATCGAGGGTCCGTGTCTGTTTGTCGGCGGGGGCGCCACGTTGTTTGAAGAATCGATTCGCGCCGCCAAACCCGATGCGGTAATTGTTCCTCCGACCTTGACCTATACCCGCGCGGCGGGCGTCGGCTGGTTGGGGGGCAAGGCGTACGCGCGCGGAGAAGAGGGCCTCGTTGCCCATTACGTGCGTCTTTCCGACGCCGAGATGAACCCGAAATTCGCCAAACAGGAGGCCTGA
- a CDS encoding isoprenyl transferase: MSEGSSASVLDRLDSSSLPRHIAVIMDGNGRWAKRRGFVRTKGHAQGVETVRMIIKACRRLDIPYLTLYAFSLENWNRPRPEVEALMGLLRGVLRTEVDKLIKNDVRLKAIGRRDQLTPDLREGIADAEQRSGSCRSLQVNVALSYSGRDEIVRAAAALARRVQNGELDPAQIDEALFAASLDTAGIPDPDLLIRTSGELRLSNYLLWQLAYAEIYVTDVMWPDFDEAELTRALETFGRRQRRFGKTGEQIGVGADKDKA, from the coding sequence ATGTCGGAGGGGTCGTCGGCGAGCGTGCTGGACCGCCTGGACTCGAGCAGCTTACCAAGGCATATCGCCGTCATCATGGACGGCAACGGGCGCTGGGCTAAGCGGCGCGGCTTCGTTCGCACCAAAGGCCACGCCCAGGGCGTCGAGACGGTGCGCATGATCATCAAAGCCTGCCGCCGCCTCGACATCCCTTATTTGACCTTGTACGCGTTTTCGCTTGAGAACTGGAACCGGCCGCGCCCGGAAGTTGAAGCTTTGATGGGCCTGCTGCGCGGCGTGCTGCGCACGGAAGTCGATAAGCTCATTAAAAACGACGTGCGGCTCAAGGCCATTGGCCGCCGGGATCAGTTGACGCCCGACCTGCGCGAAGGCATCGCCGACGCCGAGCAACGCTCCGGCTCGTGCCGCTCGTTGCAGGTAAACGTGGCGTTGTCGTATTCCGGTCGCGACGAAATCGTGCGCGCCGCCGCGGCGTTGGCCCGCCGGGTGCAAAACGGCGAACTCGACCCGGCTCAAATCGATGAAGCGTTGTTCGCGGCAAGCCTCGATACGGCCGGGATACCGGATCCGGACTTGCTGATTCGCACCAGCGGCGAGTTGCGCCTGTCGAATTACTTGTTGTGGCAACTGGCGTACGCCGAAATCTACGTGACCGACGTGATGTGGCCGGATTTCGACGAAGCGGAATTGACCCGCGCCCTGGAAACATTCGGACGCCGGCAACGACGTTTTGGCAAAACCGGCGAGCAAATCGGCGTCGGTGCCGATAAGGATAAGGCATGA
- a CDS encoding phosphatidylserine decarboxylase family protein — translation MRRQDPYIVREGWPFIAVAALILLVFIVFHLPLWITIPWLLVFVWVVAFFRNPPRTPPVEKDAIICPADGEVVSVAEIDDERYDHGRCRRVCIFMSPFNVHVNRAPVSGKVIKKETHHGKFLIASAEKASLDNEQCALTIQMPGGRLVTVVQIAGMVARRIVTYPNVGDTVERAERFGLIRFGSRVDLYLPLEAEIDVVVGDHVKGAATCIGRLSDGEQ, via the coding sequence ATGCGCCGACAAGATCCTTATATTGTTCGCGAAGGATGGCCCTTCATCGCCGTGGCCGCCCTCATTCTTCTCGTTTTTATCGTCTTTCACCTGCCGTTATGGATCACCATTCCCTGGCTATTGGTGTTTGTGTGGGTGGTAGCATTTTTTCGGAACCCGCCCCGCACGCCGCCGGTCGAAAAGGATGCGATCATCTGTCCCGCCGACGGCGAAGTCGTGTCCGTGGCTGAAATCGACGACGAGCGCTACGACCACGGCCGCTGCCGGCGCGTTTGCATCTTCATGAGTCCGTTCAACGTGCACGTGAACCGTGCGCCGGTATCGGGTAAGGTGATCAAAAAAGAGACTCATCATGGCAAGTTTTTGATTGCGTCGGCCGAAAAGGCGTCGCTGGATAACGAGCAGTGCGCCCTGACGATCCAGATGCCCGGCGGCCGACTTGTCACCGTCGTGCAAATCGCCGGTATGGTGGCGCGACGCATCGTCACTTATCCGAACGTCGGCGACACCGTGGAACGCGCCGAACGCTTCGGACTGATTCGCTTCGGCAGTCGCGTGGACCTCTATTTGCCACTGGAGGCGGAAATCGACGTCGTGGTGGGCGACCATGTGAAGGGCGCGGCCACATGTATCGGGAGACTTAGCGATGGCGAGCAATAA
- a CDS encoding phosphatidate cytidylyltransferase — MKAKKVLVALVLLPAFVWLIGWAPWWALMAVLLALGAGVGGWESARLAFGEQDLTFRVLATGLSVGCAYAAATGSDEMVGMAVVLTTLIALGVAGLASTKQENAVSRAAKLVFVAIYPGLLVGYIAALRVYQDIFYGEKLVIILFLIPWINDAGAFFVGSALGKRKMAPRISPNKTWEGAMGGFAASLLAGLGVGIWSSHLSVGAGLLIGGVLGVVGPLGDLVESAIKRGAEVKDSGQFLPGHGGVLDRIDSVIVCAPVLYYFIVEWHFFELMKTIGP, encoded by the coding sequence ATGAAAGCGAAAAAAGTTCTCGTGGCGCTCGTTCTGCTTCCGGCCTTTGTATGGCTGATCGGTTGGGCGCCGTGGTGGGCGCTGATGGCGGTCTTGCTCGCGCTCGGAGCGGGCGTGGGCGGCTGGGAAAGCGCTCGGCTCGCGTTCGGCGAACAAGACCTCACGTTTCGCGTGTTGGCCACCGGACTTTCGGTCGGCTGCGCCTACGCGGCGGCTACCGGCAGCGACGAAATGGTTGGTATGGCCGTGGTGCTTACAACGCTGATCGCGCTGGGCGTCGCCGGCTTGGCCTCGACAAAACAGGAAAACGCCGTAAGCCGAGCCGCCAAACTCGTGTTCGTCGCCATCTATCCCGGCTTGCTGGTCGGCTACATCGCCGCGTTACGCGTTTACCAGGATATTTTCTACGGCGAGAAGCTCGTGATCATCCTATTCCTGATCCCCTGGATCAACGACGCCGGGGCCTTTTTCGTCGGCAGCGCCCTCGGCAAGCGCAAGATGGCGCCGCGCATCAGCCCCAACAAGACGTGGGAAGGCGCGATGGGCGGTTTTGCGGCCAGTTTGCTGGCGGGTTTGGGCGTGGGCATCTGGTCCTCGCACCTGAGTGTCGGCGCGGGTCTGCTGATCGGCGGGGTGCTCGGCGTGGTCGGCCCGCTGGGTGACTTAGTCGAATCGGCGATCAAGCGAGGTGCCGAGGTCAAAGACTCGGGGCAGTTTCTACCCGGCCACGGCGGCGTGCTCGACCGCATCGACAGCGTCATCGTCTGTGCGCCGGTGCTTTATTACTTCATCGTCGAATGGCACTTTTTTGAATTGATGAAAACGATTGGTCCATGA
- a CDS encoding 1-deoxy-D-xylulose-5-phosphate reductoisomerase has protein sequence MKKTISILGSTGSIGTSTLEVVAAHSERFDVAALAAGDNVELLAQQVRRFRPELVSMRTEAGAEKLRALLNESDTEIVFGEEGIGRVAEHPAAELVVAAVVGAAGLLPTWRAIQAGKDIALANKETLVMAGPLVLAAVKKNGCRLLPVDSEHAAIMQSILGHRHGDIRRVVLTASGGPFRDWPRQRIAAATSADALAHPTWQMGRKITIDSATLMNKGLEVIEACFLFDVPPEKVDVVVHTESIVHSMVEFQDGQVVAQLGVPDMKGPIAYALSYPERLPDVMEHLDLVSAGPLNFYGVDREKFPCLDLAFRALALSELSPAALNAANEEAVHAFLEGKIGFYDISQIIAEVLTLVPEGKAENLDCVIRTDRSARQAAREMIARLAQGD, from the coding sequence ATGAAGAAAACGATTTCCATTCTCGGAAGCACCGGCAGCATCGGCACTTCCACACTTGAGGTCGTCGCGGCGCATTCCGAGCGTTTCGACGTGGCGGCGCTGGCCGCCGGCGACAACGTGGAATTGCTCGCGCAGCAGGTCCGCCGTTTTCGACCCGAGCTGGTCAGTATGCGTACCGAGGCCGGCGCGGAAAAATTGCGCGCGCTATTGAACGAAAGCGACACCGAGATTGTCTTCGGTGAAGAGGGTATCGGTCGCGTTGCCGAACACCCGGCCGCCGAACTGGTCGTGGCCGCGGTCGTCGGTGCCGCCGGGTTGCTGCCGACGTGGCGCGCGATCCAAGCGGGCAAGGATATCGCCCTGGCCAACAAGGAAACCCTGGTGATGGCCGGCCCCTTGGTGTTGGCGGCAGTGAAGAAAAACGGCTGCCGCCTGCTGCCGGTGGATTCGGAGCACGCGGCGATTATGCAGTCGATCCTCGGGCACCGGCACGGCGATATTCGGCGGGTCGTGCTCACCGCGAGCGGCGGGCCTTTTCGGGACTGGCCCCGGCAGCGTATCGCCGCCGCGACCTCAGCCGACGCCCTGGCGCACCCGACGTGGCAAATGGGTCGCAAAATCACGATCGATTCGGCCACGCTGATGAACAAAGGGCTGGAAGTGATCGAAGCGTGCTTTTTATTCGACGTGCCGCCGGAAAAGGTGGACGTGGTCGTACATACCGAATCGATCGTGCACAGCATGGTCGAATTTCAAGACGGACAAGTCGTCGCGCAGCTCGGAGTGCCCGATATGAAAGGCCCCATCGCCTACGCGCTGAGCTACCCCGAGCGGCTCCCCGACGTCATGGAACATCTCGATTTGGTCAGCGCCGGCCCCTTGAATTTCTACGGTGTGGACCGCGAAAAGTTCCCTTGTCTGGACCTGGCGTTTCGGGCGCTGGCGCTCAGCGAATTGTCACCTGCGGCGCTCAACGCCGCCAACGAAGAGGCCGTTCACGCCTTTTTGGAGGGAAAAATCGGCTTCTATGACATCTCGCAAATTATCGCGGAAGTGCTTACACTAGTTCCAGAAGGGAAGGCGGAAAATTTGGATTGTGTTATCCGGACCGATCGCAGCGCCCGTCAGGCGGCGCGTGAAATGATCGCACGACTGGCTCAGGGGGATTAG
- a CDS encoding SRPBCC family protein codes for MPKTSRSIVINASPQACYDVIWDCESHPEFLSELQRAKILDHRDDFVRAEFTVRIVKEIKYTIDLHGTPGASMSWKLVKGFFKKNDGLWTLRDLGDGRTECTYDIDIEFGLMVPGSVVKMLQEQQLPKLLEAFKKRIESLN; via the coding sequence ATGCCTAAGACAAGCCGATCCATCGTGATTAACGCTTCACCGCAAGCCTGTTACGACGTAATTTGGGACTGCGAATCGCATCCGGAGTTTTTGTCCGAACTGCAGCGGGCGAAGATCCTGGACCACCGGGATGATTTCGTGCGGGCTGAGTTTACCGTTCGCATCGTCAAGGAAATCAAATACACAATCGATTTGCACGGCACGCCCGGCGCTTCGATGAGTTGGAAACTCGTGAAGGGCTTTTTCAAGAAAAACGACGGCCTGTGGACGCTCCGCGACCTGGGCGACGGCCGCACCGAATGCACGTACGATATCGACATCGAATTCGGCCTGATGGTGCCCGGCAGCGTCGTGAAGATGCTGCAGGAACAACAACTGCCGAAACTGCTTGAAGCTTTCAAGAAACGGATCGAAAGCTTAAACTAA
- a CDS encoding YdcH family protein — protein MVDLEVKTMAMSNPELRRQLEEHEELNRQVDALNRRRVRTPQEEMERTRLSKQKLASKDRIAGMVARLRKNVG, from the coding sequence ATGGTGGATCTCGAAGTCAAAACAATGGCCATGAGCAATCCGGAACTGCGCCGCCAGCTGGAAGAACACGAAGAGTTGAATCGGCAGGTGGACGCCTTGAACCGGCGGCGTGTGCGCACTCCGCAAGAGGAAATGGAGCGCACGCGCTTGTCGAAACAAAAACTGGCGAGCAAAGACCGCATCGCCGGAATGGTTGCCCGACTTCGCAAGAACGTCGGGTAG
- a CDS encoding site-2 protease family protein, translating to MLVATFATTLLSGLALTYGGEATVSTIMDAFTFPAALLSMLIAHEMGHYLACRHHGLDATLPMFIPAPPFPIAIGTFGAFIRIRSAIRKRAKLLDVGAAGPLAGVVFALLWSAVGIALSRVEPVSAAEGSLEFGESLFFWLMRLAILGPIPEGSGITMHPMALAGWLGLFVTSLNLLMAGQLDGGHIVHALFGRRHRWISRMVFVCLITWGAWGDPLLEDWWAYPFLFGLPVWAFVLSLWTMRRKVARTLLIGPVLLYVLVQMVAGAGSASTMWLVWGMLVFAFGLDHPPIADPGRPLSLWRWAVGLLSLVVLVGTFIPMPITVVM from the coding sequence ATGCTCGTGGCCACGTTCGCCACAACCTTACTCTCCGGCTTGGCCCTGACCTACGGCGGTGAAGCCACCGTATCCACTATCATGGACGCCTTTACGTTCCCGGCGGCGCTGCTCTCGATGTTGATTGCCCACGAAATGGGCCACTACCTGGCGTGCCGCCACCACGGCCTCGACGCCACGTTGCCGATGTTCATCCCTGCCCCGCCCTTTCCCATCGCCATCGGCACCTTCGGGGCGTTTATCCGCATCCGCTCGGCGATTCGCAAGCGCGCCAAGTTGTTGGACGTGGGCGCGGCGGGTCCGTTGGCCGGAGTCGTGTTTGCGTTGCTTTGGTCGGCGGTGGGTATCGCGCTGAGTCGGGTGGAGCCCGTCTCGGCCGCCGAAGGGTCGCTGGAATTCGGCGAATCGTTATTCTTCTGGCTGATGCGGCTGGCCATTCTCGGTCCGATACCCGAGGGCTCGGGTATAACGATGCATCCGATGGCCTTGGCGGGGTGGCTGGGGCTTTTCGTCACCTCGTTGAATTTGCTCATGGCCGGTCAGCTCGACGGCGGGCACATCGTGCACGCTTTATTCGGCCGGCGGCACCGTTGGATTTCCCGCATGGTGTTCGTCTGCCTGATCACCTGGGGCGCATGGGGCGACCCGTTGCTCGAGGATTGGTGGGCCTATCCCTTCCTCTTCGGATTGCCGGTATGGGCATTCGTCTTGAGTTTGTGGACCATGCGTCGTAAAGTGGCGAGAACACTCTTGATTGGCCCGGTGCTGCTGTATGTGCTCGTACAGATGGTCGCCGGCGCGGGTTCGGCCAGCACAATGTGGCTGGTCTGGGGAATGCTGGTGTTTGCCTTCGGGCTGGACCACCCGCCGATCGCCGACCCGGGGCGGCCGTTGTCTCTTTGGCGCTGGGCCGTGGGGTTGCTTTCCTTGGTGGTTTTGGTGGGGACGTTTATCCCCATGCCGATAACCGTTGTGATGTAA
- the rseP gene encoding RIP metalloprotease RseP has translation MISSVLISVGSFVVLLSIVVIFHEYGHYKTGRLLGIGVERFAIGFGPALFKWTRDGIEFRVNAIPVGGYVKFVGDEPDKPVPEEMRDRAFNTAPIYKRMLTVIAGPAMNLVLAFLIFCAIFVIGYPAAASLIADVGLGSVAEQAGLKPGDHVTAINGDAIRTWQELSVKISKNPDVPLTVTVDREGQSLDLTVTPEREVGPHHLFLFETERGVIGISPLGFRPLVGVADAESAAYQAGLRTGDYVLTINGREVRYLVELKELLGGAGSGSITLGVSRGEENIVQEKPPLTHTINLPAPESGAWTMSSLGIDTGELYIYQVQEDSPAAAADLQRGDKLVSVDGEAIESWGQFTQFVRDNPGRPIHVGVMRDGRAVNVTATPKRIEQLDILGQKEVFGQIGVQRLVSLTPVVKDVERYWNPLTILSRGFGESWIWTVRIVQGIYYIVVGKVPATSIGGPIAIARLAGESARMGLIQFLFFMAIISVNLAFINLLPIPIFDGGHVLLFGIEGIRGKPLSERAMAVALRIGIAFLAALFLLVFFNDFRWLFFQIKEHLIL, from the coding sequence GTGATTTCTTCCGTGTTGATTTCCGTTGGATCCTTTGTGGTCCTGCTTTCCATTGTCGTCATTTTCCACGAGTACGGACATTATAAGACCGGCCGCTTGCTCGGCATCGGTGTGGAGCGTTTCGCCATCGGTTTCGGACCGGCGTTGTTCAAGTGGACGCGCGACGGCATCGAATTCCGCGTCAACGCCATTCCGGTGGGCGGATACGTAAAATTCGTCGGCGACGAGCCCGATAAACCCGTTCCCGAGGAAATGCGCGATCGCGCTTTCAACACTGCGCCCATCTACAAGCGCATGCTGACGGTCATCGCGGGGCCGGCCATGAACCTGGTTCTCGCGTTTCTGATTTTCTGCGCGATTTTTGTCATCGGCTACCCCGCCGCCGCCTCGCTCATCGCCGACGTCGGGTTAGGCAGCGTGGCCGAGCAAGCCGGCTTGAAACCCGGCGACCACGTCACGGCCATTAACGGCGACGCGATCCGCACGTGGCAGGAATTGTCGGTGAAGATCTCCAAAAACCCCGACGTGCCGCTCACGGTGACCGTCGACCGCGAGGGCCAATCGCTCGACCTGACCGTCACCCCCGAGCGCGAAGTCGGGCCGCATCACTTGTTCCTGTTCGAGACCGAGCGCGGCGTGATCGGCATCTCCCCCTTGGGATTTCGACCCCTCGTGGGCGTTGCCGATGCCGAGTCGGCCGCGTATCAGGCGGGGCTGCGCACCGGCGATTATGTCTTGACCATCAATGGGCGCGAGGTGCGGTACCTCGTCGAGCTTAAGGAGTTGTTGGGCGGCGCCGGCAGCGGGTCGATTACTCTGGGCGTGTCGCGCGGCGAGGAAAACATCGTACAGGAAAAGCCGCCGCTAACCCACACGATCAACCTACCGGCGCCCGAAAGCGGGGCGTGGACCATGTCCAGCCTCGGCATCGATACCGGCGAGCTCTACATATATCAGGTGCAGGAAGACAGCCCCGCGGCCGCAGCCGACCTGCAAAGGGGCGACAAACTCGTGTCCGTTGACGGCGAGGCGATCGAATCCTGGGGCCAATTCACCCAGTTTGTGCGCGACAATCCCGGCCGTCCCATTCACGTCGGCGTCATGCGCGACGGCCGCGCTGTGAACGTGACCGCCACGCCTAAGCGTATCGAACAACTTGATATCCTGGGCCAGAAAGAGGTCTTCGGGCAGATCGGCGTACAGCGTCTGGTCAGCCTCACGCCCGTGGTCAAAGATGTCGAACGTTATTGGAACCCCCTGACGATCCTCAGCCGCGGCTTCGGCGAATCGTGGATCTGGACCGTGCGCATCGTGCAGGGCATCTACTACATCGTCGTGGGTAAAGTGCCCGCCACGAGCATCGGCGGCCCCATCGCCATCGCGCGCCTGGCGGGTGAATCGGCGCGCATGGGGCTGATTCAGTTTCTCTTTTTCATGGCGATCATCAGCGTCAATCTGGCGTTTATCAATCTGCTGCCGATCCCCATTTTCGACGGCGGGCACGTGCTGCTGTTCGGTATTGAGGGCATTCGCGGCAAGCCGCTGAGTGAACGGGCGATGGCTGTGGCGCTGCGCATCGGCATAGCCTTCCTGGCCGCCCTGTTTCTACTGGTGTTCTTCAATGATTTCCGGTGGCTGTTTTTCCAAATCAAGGAACACTTGATCCTATGA
- the frr gene encoding ribosome recycling factor encodes MIDDVFDACREGMEKTIKNLGRELAKIRTGRANPAIIDGIRVDYYGTPTPLSQMATISVPESRLIVIAPWEQPKCNEIAKAIQSADLGLNPQTDGKVVRIAFPPLTEDRRKELVRVVKKMGEDHKIAVRKERRDANEMIKEAQKDGDVSEDDAHRGTDRVHKLHEDFIEKIDEMVAKREKEVMEI; translated from the coding sequence GTGATTGACGACGTATTCGACGCCTGTCGGGAAGGCATGGAAAAAACCATCAAGAACCTCGGGCGTGAATTGGCCAAGATTCGTACCGGCCGCGCGAACCCGGCCATTATTGATGGCATCCGCGTGGACTACTACGGCACGCCGACGCCGCTGAGCCAAATGGCCACTATCAGCGTGCCGGAAAGTCGTTTGATCGTGATCGCTCCCTGGGAGCAACCCAAGTGCAACGAAATCGCCAAAGCGATTCAATCCGCCGATTTGGGACTCAACCCCCAAACCGACGGTAAGGTCGTGCGTATCGCCTTTCCACCGCTGACCGAAGACCGCCGCAAGGAGTTGGTGCGAGTCGTCAAGAAAATGGGTGAGGACCACAAAATCGCCGTCCGCAAGGAACGTCGCGATGCCAACGAAATGATCAAGGAAGCTCAAAAAGACGGCGATGTTTCTGAAGATGACGCCCATCGCGGCACTGACCGAGTGCATAAGCTCCACGAGGATTTCATCGAGAAGATCGATGAAATGGTCGCCAAGCGAGAAAAGGAAGTGATGGAGATCTAG